In Nitrosopumilus sp., the genomic stretch AAAACTTTTGTCTTGTCTGTTATCTTTGCCATCTTTACATTGCTTGCACCATCTTTCTGTTCTGCCTTTAGATTGATTGCTGCAATTGCAAGTCCTGCTGCATCCTCCAAACTCATGTCTTGGCTGTAATATTTTTCTAAAAATTCATTGACATCCTCTGCACCTGCACCAATTGCCACTGCTGAATATTGCAAATAAGTTCCACTTGGATCTGTGACATAGATTGATCCTCCCTTTTGATCAATTCCTGCAATAATCATGGAAACTCCATTTGGACGGACTCCGCCATATTGTGTAAATTGGTGTGCTTGATCAGCTAAATGCTTGGCAACTGTTGAGACTTCTACTGATTCATCATAAGTCATTCTGTTTCCTTGTGAAAAGAATCTTGCACTATCTACTTGCACACGTGCATCTGGGATGTATCCTGCTGCGGCTACGCCAATGTGATAATCAACTTGAAAAATTTTCTGTGTAATGTTCTTAGTTTGTAATGGACGTGGTTTTTCCTCTACTGCTAAAATGACTCCTTCTTTGCTAAGAATTCCAATTGCAATGGTTCCTCTTTTT encodes the following:
- a CDS encoding archaeal proteasome endopeptidase complex subunit alpha; this translates as MMASRGYDMTPTMYSPDGRIYQVEYAIETVKRGTIAIGILSKEGVILAVEEKPRPLQTKNITQKIFQVDYHIGVAAAGYIPDARVQVDSARFFSQGNRMTYDESVEVSTVAKHLADQAHQFTQYGGVRPNGVSMIIAGIDQKGGSIYVTDPSGTYLQYSAVAIGAGAEDVNEFLEKYYSQDMSLEDAAGLAIAAINLKAEQKDGASNVKMAKITDKTKVFEKVSESDVENYSKNASKFNTQ